AGCACACGGCGCGCATCGTGTCGACGCTCTCCTCCGCCAGCATGCTGATCTGGCGGTGCCAGTTCCCCGCGTGAGCGTCGCCCTCGATGCCGTGATCCCGGACCAGACGTATCAGGGGAACCTCGCTCTTCCTCGTTCCCTTCGCCGTGCTGATGTTCACGCTCGTCACGCTGGGCACGCCGTTCCCTCCTCGATCCAAGGATCCCCGCCGGCCCGATAGTCCCCGCTGCGTCCTCCGGACTTGCTCAGCAGGCGGATTTCTCCGATGCGGATGTCCCTCTGCACGGCCTTGCACATGTCGTAGATCGTCAGGGCCGCCACGGACACGCCCGTCAGAGCCTCCATCTCGACCCCGGTGCGCTCACGGCATCGCACCGTGCAGGCGATATCGACGCCGCATCGGCCGCCGTTCCGAAAAAAACGGAACCGGATGTCCACCCCCGTCAGCATGAGGGGATGACACATCGGGATCAGGTCGGAGGTCCTCTTCGCGGCCATGATCCCCGCCACCTGGGCCACGGCCAGGACGTCCCCCTTCCCGATCCGCCCCTCCTCGATCCGCCGCAGCGTGTCCTCGTTCAGGTGGACGGTCCCGGCGGCGCACGCGATGCGCTCGGTCTCCGACTTGTCCGAGACGTCCACCATCCGCGCCCGCCCTTCGTCGTTGAAGTGCGTCAGATCAGAGTGCGTCAAAGCGTCCTGTCCCGGCCTTTCCATGTCTCGATCGTCCCGTTCCTCCCGCCTGCCGTCTTCCATATCCCTATCAGCC
The nucleotide sequence above comes from uncultured Fretibacterium sp.. Encoded proteins:
- the moaC gene encoding cyclic pyranopterin monophosphate synthase MoaC, which translates into the protein MERPGQDALTHSDLTHFNDEGRARMVDVSDKSETERIACAAGTVHLNEDTLRRIEEGRIGKGDVLAVAQVAGIMAAKRTSDLIPMCHPLMLTGVDIRFRFFRNGGRCGVDIACTVRCRERTGVEMEALTGVSVAALTIYDMCKAVQRDIRIGEIRLLSKSGGRSGDYRAGGDPWIEEGTACPA